A stretch of DNA from Staphylococcus sp. KG4-3:
GTGTTGGTTTAAAACAGATTATCCAAGAAGCAAATGTTGCGACCATGACACTTTATAACCATTTTGACGCTAAAGATAATTTAGTAGCACAAGTATTAAAGCAAAGAGAAGCTCGCTATTGGCGTTATCTTGACAGTTTCGTCGAAAGACATCCAGATAAACCATTTATTTCAGCAGTTGAAGCACATTGTCAATGGCTTAATGACTACTCTTACAAAGGCGATATGTTTATGCGCGCTATCGAAGATTATGCTGATACCGATAATGAAATTGAAAGTACCGCCAGAGGACATAAAGCGCGCCTATTACATTATTTAGAAAAACTCGCTAACAATGCAGGTATTGATAATGGCTATGATCTTGCTGTACAGTACACCTTACTATTAGAAGGTACAACCTCAATGACTGCATTATTAGGATCTAAAGAAGCAACTGAACACGCCATTACTATGGCAAAGTTATTATTACATGAAGCGCACAATCAATAATTCATAGACGAGTAGGTACCAGTATTCAAAAGAATCATCCCCTACTCGTTATTTTAAAATAAAAAATAGAATGAACATTCTATATATTTTTAACTATTGTTAGAATGAACATTCTATATAGATTTGGAGGTATTTTATGAAATTTTCAAGACTTGTGTTACCAGGTATCGCTATGATTGCTACCACTTATGGATTAGGTAGATTTAGTTTCGGTCTCTTTCTACCAGAAATTTCCAATGACTTGAGTTTAACCGCTTCACAAGCAGGTATGATTTCATCACTATTTTATTTGGCTTATTGTTTTACAATTATTTATTCCACATTAAAAACTGACAAAATCGGTCCTAAAAGGATGATTATCTTTGCAGGTCTTTCTGTATTAATTGGCTTAATCCTAATTGGTATCTCATCAACTGCAATCATACTGTCCTTAGGTGTCATATTCGCTGGTGCTAGTACCGGGTTAGTATCACCACCTTATGGTTATACAATTTCTTTATGGATTAAATTGCAGGATCAAGGTAAAGCAAATACATGGATTAATTCAGGTACAAGCTTAGGCTTAATGTTCACCGGTATAACCGCTATGTTTATCTTTCTTGATTGGCGTGACACCTATTTAATCTATGCATTTATAGCATTAATCGTATTAGCTTGGAATTATATTATTATCCCAAGTCTGCAACAGGACATTAAAATTGATACTGGTAGTTTGAATATCAGAGATATTTCTTCTAGTAAACGCATTGTAATAGCTTCTACTTTACTTGGTGTTTCAACTGCACCATTTTGGACCTTCTCAAAGTCATTTGTTCAACTTACTGGTCATTACTCAGATATGGCTCTTTCTGTATTTTGGATTTTAATTGGTATTTTTGGGATAGTTGGAGGTATATCTGGAGCTATTATCGATAAGAAAAGCCTTCATTTTGCATTTAATATCGGCGTAATTTCGTTAGCATGCGCCTCAATTTCACTAGCATTAACACCAAATATATGGCTACTTCCATTTATTTCATCTTCCATATTTGGTATGAGTTATATATTCTTAACAGGTGTTTTACTTGTTTGGGGAATTAAATTATTTGTAAAAAATGCTTCTTTAGGCATAGGTATCCCTTTTTTACTATTAGCAGTAGGACAAGTCATTGGTTCTTCTTTCGCAGGTGTATTCATTGATATACTAAACTACCAATACACCTTTTTAATATACGGTGTAATTGGTTTAATACCTTTATTAATTTATCCTAAGGTTGAAATTACGAAAAGCAAAGCACCTAAAGGGGACTACAGTAAACTACAACAAACGAATGTTGATGTATTGAATTCAGAACGTTCTTTTGACTTTGAAACACCAACGCAAACAGAGTATAACAATCATTAAGCTGTTCAATTTCATATAAAATTAAAATAACCCAGGTTTCTTCTGAAAATGATCCCCCCTTAAAGAAGTTTTTGGCATCTTCTTTAAGGGGGATATCAAATGAAGTATTTCCTGGGTTATCTTTCTTTTTATTTAATTTAAAGTATTTAATGCTGCTTTTAAATCTTCTACTAAGTCTTCTGTACCTTCAATACCAACAGACAAACGAATCAAGCCGTCTGCAATGCCTTCTTTTTCACGTATGTCTTTTGGTATAGAGGCGTGTGTCATTAAAGCAGGCACGGAAATTAAACTTTCCACCGCACCTAAACTTTCAGCTAATGTAAAATATTTAGATGTTTTAATTACTTGTTTAGCACTTTCTATGTCTGCAACTTCAAATGCAACCACACCTGTATGCCCTTCTGCTTGTCTTTGATGAATATCGTGATTTAAGTGCGTAGCAATACTTGGATGGAACACTTGTCTAACAGCATTATGTTCTTGCAACATTGCTATAATTTCGAGTGTATTGCGTTGTACTTGTTCCATACGTATACCTAAGGTTTTAATACCTCGAATCAATAAATAACTATCTTGCGGTCCAAGTACGCCACCTGTTGAATTTTGAATAAATCCAATATGTTCTGCTAACGCTTCATCGTTTGTAGCAACTAAACCAGAAACAACATCACTATGACCGCCGAGATATTTTGTTGCAGAATGTAATACAATATCGATACCAAATTTTAATGGGTTTTGGAAATAAGGTGTCATAAACGTATTATCTACGACAGAAATCAAATTATGTCTTTTAGCTATCTCGGAAGATTTTTTAATATCTGTTACACGTAATAACGGATTAGACGGTGTCTCAATGTATAACATTTTCGTTTCAGGCTTAATATATTGTTCAATTTCGTCAATTTGTGTTGTATCAATAAAATCAGCTTCTATACCAAAACGGGTAAACACTTTAGATAATGCTCTATATGTGCCACCATAAACATCTGAATTAATTAATAAATGGTCACCTTTATCTAACAACATAATCACTGCTGAGATGGCTGCCATACCAGAACCAAATGCATAACCGAATTCTCCTTCTTCTAAATCGGCAATTAGCCCTTCTAATGCCGTTCTTGTAGGATTCGCAGAACGTGAATATTCGTAACCTTGTCTCATATCTCCAATATCATCTTGAATATAAGTACTCGTTTGATAAATTGGCGTCGTTACCGCTCCTGTGTATGGATCTGTTGTCACTCCGCCATGTATTAATTGTGTTTTTTTATTCATAATCATTCTCCTTATAATTTAAGATTTTCTTTGACATATATCGGTCGCTTCCGTCAGGAAAAACTGTGACAATAACACCTTTATTTATATGTTTTTTAATGTCTAATGCTGCCTGTAGTGCTGCTCCCGATGAACTACCAACCAAGAGTCCTTCTTGTTTAGCAATTAGTTTTACATTTTTAAATGCATCATCATCGCTAACTTTTATAATATCTGCTACTAATGTTTCAGGTAAGAATAATGGCCATTGTTCGGAACCAATGCCTTCTATATCATGTGCATGTGCTTGACCACCACTTAAAGTAGATCCTTCTGGCTCAACTATGACACTTTCAATATTAAATTGAGCTAAATGTTCAGCAATACCAGCAAAGGTTCCACCAGATCCTACGCCACCAACAAAATAATCAATATCGTCCAGTTTATCTGTAATTTCTTGTGCTATGGTATCTTTATATGCTTCAGGATTATGTTTCGATTCAAATTGATTTAAATAAAAAGCCCCCGTTTTTAATCCGAATTCCTGTGCTGCTATTTTTGCACCTTCCATACCAAGTCCTTGTTCTGTTCTTATTACTTTCGCTCCTAAAGCTTTTATAATTGATACTTTCTCTTCAGAAAAACCTATAGGCGCAAAAATCACACTACTGAGTCCATAATGATTGGCTGCAAGAGCAACACCGATGCCCGTATTACCTGCTGATGCTTCAACAACTGTATCTCCTTCATGAATGATGTTATCTTTTAAAGCTACCTCAATTAAATGCTTTCCTAATCTATCTTTTATGCTACCGCCAGGATTAAACTGTTCTAATTTTGCATAAATTTGAACGTCTTTATTACTAAATGATTTTAAAAGTACAAGCGGTGTATTTCCTATTAAGTCAAAACCAATCATTTTATTCCTCCATGAGTTTACCATTTCCATTCCTTTTACAATACCCTACTATAACGATAAGAATTATAAACAATTCATTTTATTTTTGCAACCCCTTTAAACTAAGTGCGTTGTAAAAAACACAAATCAATCCTTACTTTTTTAGTAAGAAATGGTTGAAAAGGTTAA
This window harbors:
- a CDS encoding TetR/AcrR family transcriptional regulator, yielding MSQKKQDILSVAERLFYEYGFRGVGLKQIIQEANVATMTLYNHFDAKDNLVAQVLKQREARYWRYLDSFVERHPDKPFISAVEAHCQWLNDYSYKGDMFMRAIEDYADTDNEIESTARGHKARLLHYLEKLANNAGIDNGYDLAVQYTLLLEGTTSMTALLGSKEATEHAITMAKLLLHEAHNQ
- a CDS encoding MFS transporter encodes the protein MKFSRLVLPGIAMIATTYGLGRFSFGLFLPEISNDLSLTASQAGMISSLFYLAYCFTIIYSTLKTDKIGPKRMIIFAGLSVLIGLILIGISSTAIILSLGVIFAGASTGLVSPPYGYTISLWIKLQDQGKANTWINSGTSLGLMFTGITAMFIFLDWRDTYLIYAFIALIVLAWNYIIIPSLQQDIKIDTGSLNIRDISSSKRIVIASTLLGVSTAPFWTFSKSFVQLTGHYSDMALSVFWILIGIFGIVGGISGAIIDKKSLHFAFNIGVISLACASISLALTPNIWLLPFISSSIFGMSYIFLTGVLLVWGIKLFVKNASLGIGIPFLLLAVGQVIGSSFAGVFIDILNYQYTFLIYGVIGLIPLLIYPKVEITKSKAPKGDYSKLQQTNVDVLNSERSFDFETPTQTEYNNH
- a CDS encoding bifunctional cystathionine gamma-lyase/homocysteine desulfhydrase codes for the protein MNKKTQLIHGGVTTDPYTGAVTTPIYQTSTYIQDDIGDMRQGYEYSRSANPTRTALEGLIADLEEGEFGYAFGSGMAAISAVIMLLDKGDHLLINSDVYGGTYRALSKVFTRFGIEADFIDTTQIDEIEQYIKPETKMLYIETPSNPLLRVTDIKKSSEIAKRHNLISVVDNTFMTPYFQNPLKFGIDIVLHSATKYLGGHSDVVSGLVATNDEALAEHIGFIQNSTGGVLGPQDSYLLIRGIKTLGIRMEQVQRNTLEIIAMLQEHNAVRQVFHPSIATHLNHDIHQRQAEGHTGVVAFEVADIESAKQVIKTSKYFTLAESLGAVESLISVPALMTHASIPKDIREKEGIADGLIRLSVGIEGTEDLVEDLKAALNTLN
- a CDS encoding PLP-dependent cysteine synthase family protein, producing the protein MIGFDLIGNTPLVLLKSFSNKDVQIYAKLEQFNPGGSIKDRLGKHLIEVALKDNIIHEGDTVVEASAGNTGIGVALAANHYGLSSVIFAPIGFSEEKVSIIKALGAKVIRTEQGLGMEGAKIAAQEFGLKTGAFYLNQFESKHNPEAYKDTIAQEITDKLDDIDYFVGGVGSGGTFAGIAEHLAQFNIESVIVEPEGSTLSGGQAHAHDIEGIGSEQWPLFLPETLVADIIKVSDDDAFKNVKLIAKQEGLLVGSSSGAALQAALDIKKHINKGVIVTVFPDGSDRYMSKKILNYKENDYE